One Conger conger chromosome 18, fConCon1.1, whole genome shotgun sequence DNA window includes the following coding sequences:
- the LOC133118088 gene encoding uncharacterized protein LOC133118088 → MEATPLGEERRRRRLAAPTLAEMQDAEAEEGSRGMMEAAITELARSQRALQEAVVELCRLSPRDGSRRTPRDALTKMTADDDVEAYLQVFERAAQREEWPQADRAAILAPFLTGEAQQAYRDMDMADATDYLKLRRAILARYGFSLTARALRYHEWSYDASQPARSQIAALTHLTKSWLAEGEGPPLLERVVLDRCTRALPREAKRDVAQVGPASVELLMGLLENHQVTQKMLQPERTKTPSRPVRCPAHVKHPPACPDPNRRGRETTARVEML, encoded by the coding sequence ATGGAAGCCACACCCCTTGGGGAAGAGCGACGAAGGAGACGATTGGCTGCCCCTACTCTCGCTGAGATGCAAGACGCGGAAGCAGAGGAGGGCTCCCGAGGGATGATGGAAGCGGCCATCACTGAGCTGGCGAGGTCCCAGCgggccctgcaggaagcggtGGTCGAACTCTGCCGCCTATCCCCCCGTGACGGATCGAGACGAACCCCCCGAGATGCGttgacaaagatgacagctgATGATGACGTTGAGGCGTACCTCCAGGTGTTTGAGCGCGCCGCTCAACGTGAAGAATGGCCACAGGCAGACCGGGCGGCCATACTAGCCCCCTTCTTGACGGGGGAGGCCCAACAGGCCTATCGAGATATGGACATGGCTGACGCCACCGACTACCTCAAGTTGAGGAGAGCCATCCTAGCCCGATATGGGTTCAGCCTAACTGCCCGAGCCCTGCGATACCACGAATGGTCCTATGACGCCTCCCAGCCTGCCCGGTCCCAAATCGCCGCCCTGACCCACCTGACCAAGAGCTGGCTGGCTGAGGGAGAGGGGCCACCCCtgttggagagggtggtgttggacagATGCACCCGCGCTCTACCCAGGGAAGCCAAACGGGATGTAGCCCAGGTGGGACCCGCCTCCGTAGAACTACTAATGGGCCTCCTCGAAAACCATCAGGTCACTCAGAAGATGCTCCAACCTGAACGCACCAAAACCCCAAGCCGCCCAGTTAGGTGCCCAGCACATGTGAAGCACCCACCAGCCTGCCCTGACCCAAATCGGCGGGGCAGGGAGACCACGGCCAGAGTGGAGATGCTATaa